A single Anopheles arabiensis isolate DONGOLA chromosome 2, AaraD3, whole genome shotgun sequence DNA region contains:
- the LOC120908511 gene encoding probable nuclear hormone receptor HR38 yields MDNCHNYATTSKKKRIPISDDIHIIIKKFRDKDKHDEKPSTSGDHDYDDEHSMDSEELRRVRHQEPSSSSTLVGIASNSNSNSTTCPSGNSLQTVGVASNHTVQVQLQPQQHIISLGQTHTGLVASSSSGSSSNANLACQSSSSSQSEDIKLILRKLSNIEELLKVVAEQSLSRLTTIKQETGATLTTASGGQLTAVEANQVIQQHHHQQQQPQQQQHHQQQHQQQTVPQGVELESCFKFPIRTLKELIELNKSICGDESLYNKLFEHLTKIRLDCDQNIVINALTSIVSDEVLDAVTWDTGKKFKLSSVVLFSDSLYVAWFKDKMKYDEYVTEMKDAIERSHKRHAKVKTKRNQQTNSSHQGLQQQQQQQTQSLQPILHSPLGTSNSASTTAVVGAAPPGTVSSISCDNSALILKVDSLE; encoded by the exons ATGGACAATTGCCACAACTATGCCACCACAT cgaaaaagaaacgaaTCCCCATCTCGGACGATATACACATCATAATCAAAAAGTTCCGAGACAAGGACAAGCACGATGAGAAGcctt CTACGTCAGGTGACCATGACTATGACGACGAGCACAGCATGGACTCGGAGGAGCTGCGACGCGTCCGGCACCAGGaaccgtcctcctcctccacacTAGTCGGCATCGCGTCGAACAGCAATAGTAATAGTACAACCTGCCCCAGCGGCAACTCGCTACAGACGGTTGGGGTGGCCAGCAACCACACGGTGCAGGTGCAGCTGCAGCCCCAGCAACACATCATATCGCTAGGCCAGACGCACACCGGTCTGGTGGCgagtagcagcagcggcagcagcagcaatgccaACCTAGCAtgccaaagcagcagcagcagccagtcgGAGGACATCAAACTCATCCTTCGGAAGCTGTCCAACATCGAGGAGCTGCTGAAGGTAGTTGCCGAACAGAGTCTAAGTCGTCTGACGACGATAAAGCAAGAGACTGGCGCCACACTGACGACTGCATCCGGTGGACAGCTGACGGCGGTCGAGGCGAATCAAGTAATTCAgcaacaccatcatcagcagcaacagccacagcagcagcagcaccatcagcagcagcaccagcagcaaacggTACCCCAGGGTGTGGAGCTTGAATCGTGCTTCAAGTTCCCGATCCGTACGCTCAAAGAGCTGATCGAGCTGAACAAGAGCATCTGCGGCGACGAGTCGCTGTACAACAAGCTGTTCGAGCATCTCACCAAAATAAGACTGGACTGTGACCAAAACATCGTCATCAACGCGCTAACGTCGATCGTCAGCGACGAGGTGCTGGATGCGGTTACGTGGGACACCGGCAAAAAGTTTAAGCTTTCCTCGGTCGTGCTGTTTAGCGATTCGCTGTACG TCGCTTGGTTTAAGGACAAGATGAAGTACGACGAGTACGTGACCGAGATGAAGGATGCCATCGAACGGTCGCACAAGCGGCACGCGAAGgttaaaacgaaacgaaaccaacAGACCAACAGCAGCCACCAGggattgcagcagcagcaacagcagcagacacAGTCACTGCAACCGATCCTGCACTCGCCTTTGGGGACGAGCAACAGTGCCAGCACGACTGCCGTCGTCGGCGCTGCACCGCCCGGTACCGTCAGCTCGATCAGCTGCGACAATAGTGCATTAATTCTCAAGGTAGATTCTCTCGAATAG